In Saccopteryx leptura isolate mSacLep1 chromosome 11, mSacLep1_pri_phased_curated, whole genome shotgun sequence, the following proteins share a genomic window:
- the CFAP100 gene encoding cilia- and flagella-associated protein 100, whose translation MSKVLPTTVSKNITYNKNSLKPTDKPTDNSSPITEEENKQRKKGKVSAIGSHPSADPFHMFGDMDFFLLRDQEQKKSCSERERKKTLRVHEKMTYSSRVLARHTSLRREMQLEDETEDQEALAEAEQLRSFQDQTAWKLSMTKDRKWESDSIHKYISQKRQMFLLQRALNMKQSDIQRLALLEAEEEAKLERAEKSLEKDSALFDEFLRENDRNSVQALRAAEKETKLKLEKVTEIRGLTTQIMNMKSEISKLEDTLHHFKVYKDFLYKLSPKEWLEGQEKKQLALKQAKEAAKVPKENSVISTQGDRGPGIRYKTSSKGPKKLWKVLQVIRAGRILSSAIGLDQESQPNGPSSAVPVQEDPDGEEEALELYFTEPQQLLDVFTELEEQNLSLIQNTQEMEETLEELSFSLKNTQARMDREVTQLKQLVTTLTMAIAKEEETAAELELKARVFHFGEYKGAQEDKLLESLNQKVLDVYRQCAGLQQESNLGTVQMLTIIEHQLDELLENLERVPQVKIEQAEKAKEKERRQRLREEKARVQKQLQEERLQRAQARAQAEIKKKRGRRLVCCSKPPAMKSKEPEFELLDKEKEEQLFFFT comes from the exons TGTCTGCGATTGGCTCCCACCCGTCAGCTGACCCTTTCCACATGTTTGGGGATATGGATTTCTTCCTGCTCAGAGATCAGGAGCAGAAGAAGTCCTGCTCA GAGCGGGAGCGGAAGAAGACGCTGCGGGTGCATGAGAAGATGACCTACTCATccagagtgttggccaggcacaCCAGCCTGCGGCGCGAGATGCAGCTGGAGGACGAGACTGAGGACCAGGAGGCGCTCGCGGAGGCTGAGCAGCTGCGCAGCTTCCAGGACCAGACGGCCTGGAAGCTCTCCATGACCAAAg ACAGAAAATGGGAGTCCGACAGCATACACAAGTACATCAGCCAGAAACGACAGATGTTCCTCCTCCAG CGTGCCCTGAATATGAAGCAGAGTGACATCCAGCGACTGGCACTCCTGGAGGCCGAGGAGGAGGCGAAGCTGGAGAGGGCTGAGAAGTCCCTGGAGAAGGACTCGGCCCTGTTTGATGAGTTCCTCAGGGAGAATGACCGCAACTCGGTGCAGGCCCTGAGAGC ggCAGAGAAGGAGACCAAACTGAAGTTGGAGAAGGTCACCGAAATCCGAGGCCTGACCACCCAGATCATGAACATGAAAAG TGAAATCTCCAAACTTGAAGACACTCTGCATCATTTCAAGGTCTACAAGGATTTCCTGTACAAGCTGTCACCCAAGGAGTGGCTGGAAGGACAAGAGAAGAAGCAACTGGCTCTCAAACAGGCCAAGGAGGCAGCCAAGGTCCCCAAAGAGAACAGTGTCATCTCCACACAAGGGGACAGAG GACCAGGGATCAGGTACAAGACAAGCTCCAAAG GCCCAAAGAAACTCTGGAAAGTGCTGCAGGTGATACGGGCAGGGAGGATCCTGTCTAGCGCCATCGGCCTCGACCAGGAGAGTCAGCCCAATGG GCCCAGCTCGGCTGTCCCTGTGCAAGAGGACCCGGACGGCGAGGAGGAG GCACTGGAGCTGTACTTCACGGAGCCCCAGCAGCTCCTGGACGTGTTCACGGAGCTGGAGGAGCAGAACCTCTCACTGATCCAGAACACGCAGGAGATGGAGGAGACCTTGGAGGAGTTGAGCTTCTCCCTGAAAAACACCCAGGCCCGCAT GGACAGGGAGGTCACCCAGCTGAAGCAGCTGGTCACCACACTGACGATGGCCATCGCCAAGGAGGAGGAGACAGCTGCTGAGCTGGAGCTCAAAGCCCGAGTCTTCCATTTCGGCGAGTACAAGGGCGCTCAGGAG GACAAGCTGCTGGAGAGCCTCAACCAGAAGGTGCTGGACGTGTACCGGCAGTGTGCCGGCCTCCAGCAGGAGTCCAACCTGGGCACCGTGCAGATGCTGACCATCATCGAGCACCAGCTGGACGAGCTGCTGGAGAACCTGGAGCGTGTGCCCCAGGTCAAGATCGAGCAGGCCGAGAAGGCCAAGGAGAAGGAGCGGCGCCAGAG ACTCAGGGAGGAGAAAGCCAGGGTGCAgaagcagctgcaagaggagcgTCTCCAACGGGCCCAGGCCCGCGCCCAGGCCGAGATCAAGAAGAAG AGAGGCAGGAGGTTGGTGTGCTGCTCAAAGCCCCCCGCCATGAAATCTAAGGAGCCCGAGTTCGAGCTGCTGGACAAGGAAAAGGAGGAGCAGCTATTCTTCTTCACCTAA